Genomic window (Argopecten irradians isolate NY chromosome 2, Ai_NY, whole genome shotgun sequence):
TTAATTATGAACTTGATATTTTGTGACGGTACAGTAGATATGGTAGAATGGTCGTTATATTTGTttatgacaaaaataatatataaatgcatgtatacacaTAAAAAATGGAAATCTAGCAAAAAGTATCTGGTAGATAAAAATTTGCCAGAGTGATTTTCTGTGGCAGTGCTCCACTAAGACATATAGGGACCATTTCGTACCCAGCTGAAAAGCATAATAGGCCGGGTACATATCTATATTCGTTCTAGGACTTGGTCAGTGATCATCAGATGTTAGGCGTAACGTATAGCAAATCTACATTTCATGTAAAAAGTTCCCATAAAGTCAAAAagcataatatttatatatattactattcGAAAATAATGCATATCTGTTATTGGACAGTACTTACAATAAAAAAGTTCTCTGAACAAAATACTGTGATGTTGAAAAGGAGATCAACTCCACAAACAGGATACAGGTAGTTTGCCACTTCCTGAAGTATAGTCGGATAGTATAGGCCTACTGTACATCATAAGAAATGATATGTTGATGTGTATGAATTTATATAGTAAGTTTCAATTGATTTATTGTCTGTCGTGTATTGGGGTTAATAAAGAGGTTACACACCAAGCTGCCATTGTATGAGTGCAGTGTATAGTTGCATAGATAATAGTGCATGTAGATCATGAGCTCCTCTTTCTTAATTAAACACGATGCATGATTATAATGTGAACTTAGCCATTGGCGTCATTCACATGAACTAAAATGACCATGCTGAGCAAGTCCCTTCGTGTGTTGCAAGCACTTAGCAGACGACGCAGGTGAATCTGAAAGTACGATTGATGGTAGACGCAAAATTCCAATCAATTAATTGACCGTTTTATTTTCTCTAAATTAAACTTTCGTTAATATACTAGCTAGTTATCAGAGATATTACTAAAATCCAATAAAACTGTGTAAAATATTACCTTATTACCTGGTGATAATAACTGTGTACTGTGCAGCGCTTGAGCAGTGTCAACTTCCGTTGGAACTCTTTTGTACTTCCTTTTCAATATCGGCCATTCTGTGACGGTATGTTACCGCTTGACATCCAAAATAAATCCTCTTATACACGGCCAATCTTTGATATTTTGTGTGTGATAAACACTTTAAAGTCTTTTTAGGTGTTATTTTCACATCAAGTCATTAATATTTTTCGATTCATAATGATAGATGTTGTATTTTATCAGCGATGAATTAGGGAAAGTTACGATGTTGTTCATGCtacaaattgtaaataaaagTAATTTGGACGAACATTTTATGTCTAAACCAAGTGATAGTTAAGTTTTCTGCTGTCTTCAATATCAGAATATCTATGAAACTAAGTGAAATATCATGTTAGAATCTGTAAAACTGCTGAAACATTTAAGTTACTTTATAAGAAACCTGTAACTTTACCCCCCCTCCCAACATTTTACGATATCTTGATAGGTCTCTAGAGTGATGTGCGAGTCGGACCACACATGAGAATTTGTctgaaaatttaattatttcaatttagCATTTTAAAGACCAGggaatatattgtatatacgaAAGGtataatattcaaatacatcataaacatgctctaccgctgacaaatagtgttttttctctatcaaaaacaggagtagacgatttagtatttttcttccgtTGCAAAAGTTCCCATTGAAAGGTTTGAAAAGTTTCaagataaaaagattaaaagtaaatttaagtaattaattgtatcccgaaaaaaatctgtggcactatgtcctatatggaatgaagtactgattgcgcatgaacTAAAAgcataacaaattattttatattatgctttgtgttaattagacatatagatatacacgattcaacaccaataattgttaaaatgatgagtatcatttatgcctgttggcggtggagcatatttaaatCATTCTTGATGAATAAAATCAATAAGTATCTCCTGGCATTTGtccaaaaataaaatgaagctatactgtatataactttaatgtttTGTCACACCGGATTATTTCCGTTATTATGTTAAAGAACTTTTTGATATAATCCTAACAATTAACATCTGGTGTGTACTGTGATTGTGTCCGTAAATTCCATAATTTCCTAAATATGCTCTGACCCTATACATCATATATCTGTCTGTCAAAATGACTGGTGTCAGGAGGGTGGGAAAAGTAAGACAAAATGTGACCATAAAAttagtatgttttttttttttatctgtgaTGGATAAGTATTTGATATGTTGGTTAAATGGAGTCCCTTATTCTTTTCATGGGAATCGTATTTTGTTGTAGCCATGGCCCCAAAAAGAGCAAATGTGGTGCCGAATGGGCATTTCCACAAGGATTGGCAGCGTATGGTGAGGACATGGTTCAACCAGCCCATGAGAAAGAAAAGGAGGCACGAGACTCGTGTCAAGAAAGCTCACAGAATCGCACCTCGTCCAGTTGCAGGATGTCTAAGACCCATTGTCCGATGCCCAACAttcaaatacaatacaaaactTAGAGTTGGAAAGGGATTCACACTTGATGAGCTGAAGGTAAAGACCAGTGATGATGAAAAAgtgttttacaatttttcagtTTGTGTTCACAATAGTAGTACCTCGTAACTATTTAAATCATATGTTCCACCTGTTctcaacaaatatttaaaggaaAAGTCCTTTGTATTTCAGTTTCCACAATACTGGAAGCAGTAAAATTGTTCAGGTGCAAGATCCAGCTTCGGATTTTTGTAACTTAATCAGCCAGATCTactttcatttcttttattaatacaaatgacgATATTGACTGCATCAAAATAATCAGAAATGGAAAAATGACAGCATACTTAAACGATTGGTATTTGATGTTGCAGCAAGCTGGCATCAATAAGAGAATGGCACTTACCATTGGTATTGCTGTGGACTACAGGAGGAGGAATAAGTCTGTTGAGTCACTCCAGCAGAATGTTCAGAGACTGAAGGAATACAGGAGCAAACTCATCCTCTTCCCCAAGAAGCAGAGCAAACCCAGGAAGGGAGATGCTACAGTAAGTTTTCTGTTCAATTGATGGCATAGACCTCAATGTCTGTTTTGAAGCATTTACTGTCTACTGCATTGATTTGATTATTGCAGCCTGGCAAATAGGTGTGTTGTGTCCATATTGAATATCGACAAATcgttgttttaaaatatttttttttttattgttttaatccTAAAGGATCGTTCTTGAAATTCATTTGTTAATTCCATAAATTTctagaaatattgttttttgtaaGGGCCATCTTTCTCTGGTTAATATGCAATCAAAACTCATCCCAAAATGCAAGAACCAAGGGGTcctacaaaaatatcatttctcATCTGAAATTACACTATTTTAATGTCACAAATTCTTAAAATTAGGTTATATTAACTTACCCGATTTAATGCGCAAAAAAAACCTAACACAACTAATTTTTGTGTCACATTGGATGATGGTGTTTGAAAGAGTTGCTTTTCTCCTGCCAGCGATCTCCTGCCAGCGATGTCATCTTTTGCATTAAAAGTCCCAGTACATCCGATTAAATTGAGACTTGGCCAAAATACTTTTTGCATCAATCAAAACATGTGGGGGAAAAAGATTGAGAAAAATATCTAAAACTGGTTTTGAGTTAAAACCCAGAATTTTGAGAATTTGCATTAATGTCAATTTTTGACAAAAGCATTAGGTAATGATTTTCAATTGAATTGAAACTTTGTAAAGTTGCTCTTTGCATCAATCAAAACACATGGACAGAAACtaggaaaaatattaaaatcctTTCAGGTATTTTGGGATTAAAACTAATTGGTTGATTTTGATAATCTGTGTTTATCGATTCCTACCCTTTTAATATATCTATCAGAACACTAGACAAAGAAGCAAGACTTAATGGCTCATTCTTTTTTATACCAATGCAGTGATATAAAACATATGTAACAAACATGCTAGGTGTTAGATATATACCGTAATACTTATTTCGACCACATATAAGTATCGTTTTTCCCcaaagggccagtgagcttatgtcatggcgcggcgtcccatcgtccgtctgtcaacatttcctttaaatcgctctttgtcctagagttctgcatggattgtaaccaaatttggccacaaacatccttgggggaaggggaacagtactgtataaattttggctctgaccccctgggggcaggaggggtggggcccaataggggaattaggggtaaatattcaaattccttcagaatagaaacaatgaacctgctGTATTAAGAAcg
Coding sequences:
- the LOC138315491 gene encoding large ribosomal subunit protein eL13-like; its protein translation is MAPKRANVVPNGHFHKDWQRMVRTWFNQPMRKKRRHETRVKKAHRIAPRPVAGCLRPIVRCPTFKYNTKLRVGKGFTLDELKQAGINKRMALTIGIAVDYRRRNKSVESLQQNVQRLKEYRSKLILFPKKQSKPRKGDATAEEIKMAKQLSSSVVMPVRQVAKTDKARAITAEEKKYSAFTALRQARANKKLKGFREKKARQKAEEEANKPKK